AAATCGTATTCCACCGCTTACTACAATCCCTACTACTGCAGGAACGGGCTCTGAAGTAACGCAGTGGGCGGTTATCACTGATGAAGAGCGTGAGTTTAAATTTAATACAGGCGGTCCTCTTATTGCAGCGCACCTTACTATTATTGATCCCGAACTTCATGTATCCATGCCTCCGCATGTAACAGCTATGACCGGTATCGACGCTATTGCACACGCAGTAGAGTGCTATACCATGAAGTTTGCACAGCCTGTTACAGACGCTGTAGCCCTAATGGCTATGGAATATGCTGCTAAATATATCCGCCGTGCATATGCTGATGGAACAGACCTTGAAGCACGCTACGGAATGGCTCAAGCAGCTATGCTTGCCGGACTTTCTTATGGAAGTGAATCTGCTGGTGCAGCCCACGCAATGAGTCAAACGCTTGGCGGAATCATCCCAGTTGCACACGGCCAATGTGTTGCTACTATGATGGGTCCTGTGATGGAGTATAACTGGAAAGGTGCACCAGAACGCTTCGCACGTGTGGCTAAAGCGTTTGGTATTGATACCTTCCACATGACAACAGAAGAAGCAGCAAAAGCAGCCGTAAACTGGATGTACGATCTTGTAGAAGATCTAGATATCCCTAACCTCGAAGAACAAGGAGTAAGCAGTGATATGGTAGAGCGTCTTGCAAAAGAAGCTCAAAACGATCCGCAGACTGAAGGAAACCCTCGTGACCTTAAGGTTGCAGATTACGAATGGATTTACAAGCGCTGCTTTAACCTCGTACCAAAAACAGTTTAATAAATTCCAAAGAGACCCTCTTCCAATAATGTTGGGAGAGGGTCTCTTTAGTGTAAGAAAGTAAACTATTAGTAAAATAACGACATTTTAACATACAGGATGTACTAGTGACGTTGATGCCTTTGCTGCATGAAAGTGGTATTTTTAGGCGGTTTCCTTTTCATAGTGACATGCTGTGTTTTTCTATACATACATTATGGCGATGGAGATCTTTCGCCGCCGCGAAGAAGGAAATCAACAAAACTTCCTGCAATCATACCAAAAAAGATATCTGTGATATCTAATACATCTCCTGCTATGCCGTACAATAATCCAATGCCGCCAAAGATTATTGTATAACGTACTCTCATTAATGTATTAAAATAAGGAAAAGATGCTTGCAAGCTTTCTAAAAAGAATGGAGAGAAATAAACGGCTACGATAATGACCACAACAATAATAAACAATACTTCCATTGCTTATGCCCCCCATAAAATATAAATAACGTGCAGTAGCGTTACTCTTTCTATTACCTTTCTTGCTCATATTTAAACGGCCCAAAGCATTAGTCGGCTTTGGGCTATTATATGACAAATCCATGTTTATTATCCTTTGTTTTCGTCTGCTATAGGTTTCCTTGTTATTTTAAAGAGAAAAGCAATACCAATTGTTATGAGAAGTGCAGCAGTAAGTCCTGTAAGTGTACTTCCCGTTGCACCAAGAATGAGATAGCCAGCAAATGCACCTACAGCAGAGAAAAAAGCATAAGGCAGCTGAGTGATTACGTGATCAATATGATGACTTCCTGCCCCTGTTGATGACAAAATAGTGGTGTCAGAAATAGGCGAACAATGATCGCCTAAAATAGAACCCGCCAGAACGGCTGCAAGCATAGGCAGGATTAAAGAGATATCCAAAGCCGCTGCTATTTCACCAGCAATGGGAAGTAAGATAGAAAATGTCCCCCACGACGTTCCAGTAGAAAATGCCATAAATCCTGCTAGTAAAAACAGAAGTGCTGGAAGCAAGAATAAAGGAATGGTTCCATCGATAAAGTCGGCTAAATATTGGCCGGTTCCTAACTGATCAATAATGCTAACAATAATCCACGCAAGAATTAAAATATAAATAGCAGGAAGCATTGATTGCATCCCCGCAAAAACGGTTTTGATAAAACCAGTAACAGCAGGCCTCTTTGTCAAAGTAAGCAGCACAGTCACCCCAAGTCCAATTAAACCGCCGTAAACAAGGGAACTTGCTACGTCCGTTTCAGCAAAAACCGATAAGGCTGTTACTTCATCAGCAGCTTGTGCACCCGTTACAATCATAAATACAACCGTACTGGCAATGAGAACGAGTATAGGAATTATTAAATCACGAACTTTTCCTTTATGCTCGTCTAGATGCTGAGATTGTTCACCAGGTACACCAGTACGATCAGGGTCAAGCACTTGATGATGCATGATGGCACGTTTTTCATGGGTACGCATCGGACCAAAGTCAAGTTTCCAGACGATGGCTAGAAAAACGAATAAAAGAGCAGTCATAGCATAAAAATTCATAGGCACCATGTAGAGAAATGCCTGAAGGCCTCCGTATTGTGTTTGGTTATGACTGCTGAGAATGTCCGCAATGATGGTAATAATGTAGGCTCCCCAGCTCGATAGGGGCGCGATTACACAAATCGGTGCAGCGACAGAGTCAACAATATATGCAAGCTTTGCTCTAGAGATGTGGTGCCTGTCTGTTAGCGGCCGGCTTACTTGACCGACTGTTAAACTGTTAAAGTAATCATCAATAAAAACAAGGATACCAAATAGCAAGGTCACAAGCTGTGCTCCTATCCTCGTTTTTACTCGTTTTAACGCCCACTCCCCAAATGCACGGCTTCCGCCCGAAAAACTTATGAGAGCTGCCATGATGCCGAGAATAAGTAAAAAGAAAATAATATATAATTCCCAGTCATTGATAGAACCATCTGCTACAAAAATGCCGGCAAATATTTCCCAAATGAGGACAGCTCCTTCGGTGATTGACCAATCGCTAAGAACTAAAGCACCGATAATAATCCCAACACCCAGGGAAGGAAGAACTTTTCTTGTCGCAACAATCATTAATAAAGCAAGAATAGGGGGGAGCAGCGACAGAATAGACGGCTCGTTCATTACAACTATTCTCCTTTCTATTTCATTGTACTTTAAGAATGTTTTACTTTGTTAAAGGATCAAAATATAAGCAAAACTACGACTTCCGCCATAGGACTCGGCGGTAAGTCGAGTTTTTCTAATTATTCTAAAGCTTATGCAAAAAAACCTGCTCGGATTCCATTACCAAGCAGGTAGAACGGTCATCCCGTTTTATAGTAGTCCTCCACGAAAAGCATCGTGGCAGTCCCGCACTTATTCAATGCAGGCTCAGCCGGCTTCGGCAAATGAACCTTTTTGTCTCCAGTCGATACAACCCTTCTCCCAGAGCATACTTTTTTCATTTCGCGCCTCTACCTCACCAGCGGGATGAGGTTTTCTATTCTATTTCTTCGTATGCTGTTTCTAAAAGATCAAAATTTGTAACGTCAGAATTCATCCGCTCAAGTGTTCATGTAAAAAGAAACGTATATAATAACTGCGTTCATATAAATCTTCTCCTGTTGACAAATAAAACCAATTTACAGGAGTGTA
This DNA window, taken from Alteribacillus bidgolensis, encodes the following:
- a CDS encoding iron-containing alcohol dehydrogenase, whose product is MSLNMKVEHMLNYHTFEIPTAIKHGIGAIKHIGEEVKTLGANKVLLVTDPGIYNAGVTNPVVENLEKAGVEVVVFNKVEPNPPVRLIGEGSKVYKDEGCNGLVAVGGGSSMDTAKAIGVEATHEGTVLDYEAAEGKKPLENRIPPLTTIPTTAGTGSEVTQWAVITDEEREFKFNTGGPLIAAHLTIIDPELHVSMPPHVTAMTGIDAIAHAVECYTMKFAQPVTDAVALMAMEYAAKYIRRAYADGTDLEARYGMAQAAMLAGLSYGSESAGAAHAMSQTLGGIIPVAHGQCVATMMGPVMEYNWKGAPERFARVAKAFGIDTFHMTTEEAAKAAVNWMYDLVEDLDIPNLEEQGVSSDMVERLAKEAQNDPQTEGNPRDLKVADYEWIYKRCFNLVPKTV
- a CDS encoding Na+/H+ antiporter NhaC family protein, with amino-acid sequence MNEPSILSLLPPILALLMIVATRKVLPSLGVGIIIGALVLSDWSITEGAVLIWEIFAGIFVADGSINDWELYIIFFLLILGIMAALISFSGGSRAFGEWALKRVKTRIGAQLVTLLFGILVFIDDYFNSLTVGQVSRPLTDRHHISRAKLAYIVDSVAAPICVIAPLSSWGAYIITIIADILSSHNQTQYGGLQAFLYMVPMNFYAMTALLFVFLAIVWKLDFGPMRTHEKRAIMHHQVLDPDRTGVPGEQSQHLDEHKGKVRDLIIPILVLIASTVVFMIVTGAQAADEVTALSVFAETDVASSLVYGGLIGLGVTVLLTLTKRPAVTGFIKTVFAGMQSMLPAIYILILAWIIVSIIDQLGTGQYLADFIDGTIPLFLLPALLFLLAGFMAFSTGTSWGTFSILLPIAGEIAAALDISLILPMLAAVLAGSILGDHCSPISDTTILSSTGAGSHHIDHVITQLPYAFFSAVGAFAGYLILGATGSTLTGLTAALLITIGIAFLFKITRKPIADENKG